A region of Ochotona princeps isolate mOchPri1 chromosome 2, mOchPri1.hap1, whole genome shotgun sequence DNA encodes the following proteins:
- the PROK1 gene encoding prokineticin-1, which yields MRGAIPVSIMLLLVAVSDCAVVTGACERDVQCGLGTCCAVSVWLRGLRMCTPMGRRGEECHPGSHKRPFLGQRQHHTCPCSPKLLCSRFLDGRYRCSADLKRINL from the exons ATGAGGGGTGCCATCCCGGTCTCCATAATGCTCCTCCTGGTCGCTGTGTCCGACTGTGCCGTGGTCACTGGG gccTGCGAGCGGGATGTCCAGTGTGGgctgggcacctgctgtgccGTCAGCGTCTGGCTGCGGGGACTGCGGATGTGCACCCCGATGGGGCGCCGAGGAGAGGAGTGTCACCCTGGAAGCCACAAG AGACCCTTCCTCGGGCAGCGCCAGCACCACACGTGTCCCTGCTCGCCCAAGCTGCtctgttccaggttcctggatggCAGGTACCGCTGTTCGGCAGACCTGAAGAGAATCAACTTGTAG